Proteins co-encoded in one Lysobacter solisilvae genomic window:
- a CDS encoding helix-turn-helix transcriptional regulator, with product MDRRVRREERPELLRWIALARSLAATLDCLERPLLLVEPGPVLRVWHANAAAREQLADGEALHMRDGLLHASGELNAAALNRALQAVMAQSATSRTVLPVQLRAGMTTVAVRLQRLDFGASADLPVADVLLVDVQPQACPKRTVQRLRDGFGLTPREAECALGLYTIGSLEAVARCTGRSIHTVRTQLKAAMQKTSTHTPRRAWWPWWRVSWNGEPHPCG from the coding sequence GTGGATCGTCGTGTTCGGCGCGAAGAGCGTCCCGAACTGCTGCGGTGGATCGCCCTTGCGCGCTCGCTGGCGGCGACGCTGGATTGCCTGGAGCGCCCGCTGCTGCTCGTCGAGCCTGGCCCCGTGCTGCGCGTGTGGCATGCCAATGCCGCGGCGCGCGAGCAACTGGCCGATGGCGAGGCCCTGCACATGCGTGATGGCCTGTTGCATGCCAGCGGCGAACTCAACGCGGCCGCGCTAAACCGCGCCCTGCAGGCGGTCATGGCGCAGTCTGCGACGTCGCGCACCGTCCTGCCCGTGCAACTGCGGGCGGGGATGACGACGGTGGCGGTGCGGCTGCAGCGCCTGGACTTCGGCGCGAGCGCCGACCTTCCCGTCGCCGACGTGCTGCTGGTGGACGTGCAACCGCAGGCCTGCCCGAAGCGCACCGTACAGCGCCTGCGGGATGGCTTCGGCCTGACGCCGCGCGAAGCCGAGTGCGCCCTGGGCCTCTACACCATCGGCTCGCTGGAAGCGGTGGCGCGTTGCACCGGCCGCTCGATCCATACCGTGCGCACGCAGCTCAAGGCGGCGATGCAGAAGACGTCCACCCACACACCCAGGCGGGCCTGGTGGCCCTGGTGGCGCGTCAGCTGGAACGGTGAGCCTCACCCATGTGGGTGA
- a CDS encoding aminopeptidase, whose protein sequence is MTPSHSRAALSVAILGLLLTSGCNRSDYDAPKDASTPQAATPAADAAPAAATPAAKPATDLEQLAQRLVTQSAAVKEGEVVLISGQARDAELMENIAVEVRRAGGFPFVEYSSDRLDKRLFFDVPDKYDTQANALGLKLAEMIDANIILQNGTSENLFEGADPKRMAARGKANEPVGQAFLKNNVRTIEVGNNLYPAAWRAQRYGLAEDALTQMFWNGVNLDYSQLQARGEQVKTALAGGKEVHVTHPNGTDLTVGVAGRPVLVSDGIISAQDMAAGGAAASVYLPAGEVYTTPVPGTAKGKLVSSRMFFRGKQIDNLTLTLADGKVTAMTGSGPGFADFKAQYDAVDDARKDQLAFLDLGINPNIVLPADNAVGTWVPAGTITLGTGNNMWAGGDNAVAYSLVLHLPGSTVTLDGKPVIEGGSLKL, encoded by the coding sequence ATGACACCGTCCCATTCCCGCGCCGCGCTCTCCGTGGCGATCCTCGGCCTGCTGCTCACCTCGGGCTGCAATCGCAGCGATTACGACGCGCCCAAGGACGCGAGCACACCGCAGGCCGCAACGCCCGCGGCTGATGCTGCGCCTGCGGCCGCGACGCCCGCCGCCAAGCCGGCCACCGACCTGGAACAGCTCGCGCAGCGGCTGGTCACCCAGAGCGCCGCCGTCAAGGAGGGCGAGGTCGTCCTCATTTCCGGGCAGGCGCGCGACGCCGAACTGATGGAGAACATCGCCGTCGAAGTGCGGCGCGCCGGCGGCTTCCCGTTCGTCGAGTACAGCAGCGACCGCCTCGACAAGCGCCTGTTCTTCGATGTCCCCGACAAGTACGACACGCAGGCCAACGCGCTGGGCCTGAAGCTGGCGGAGATGATCGACGCCAACATCATCCTGCAGAACGGCACCAGCGAAAACCTGTTCGAAGGCGCCGACCCCAAGCGCATGGCTGCGCGTGGCAAGGCCAACGAGCCGGTGGGCCAGGCCTTCCTCAAGAACAACGTGCGCACCATCGAGGTGGGCAACAACCTCTACCCCGCCGCGTGGCGCGCCCAGCGCTACGGCCTGGCCGAGGACGCGCTCACGCAGATGTTCTGGAACGGCGTGAACCTGGACTACAGCCAGCTGCAGGCGCGCGGCGAGCAGGTCAAGACCGCGCTCGCCGGTGGCAAGGAAGTCCACGTGACCCATCCCAACGGCACCGACCTGACCGTCGGCGTGGCGGGACGTCCGGTCCTGGTCAGTGACGGCATCATTTCGGCGCAGGACATGGCCGCCGGCGGCGCCGCCGCATCGGTGTACCTGCCCGCCGGCGAGGTCTACACGACGCCGGTACCGGGCACGGCCAAGGGCAAGCTGGTCAGCAGCCGCATGTTCTTCCGCGGCAAGCAGATCGACAACCTCACCCTGACCCTGGCCGACGGCAAGGTCACCGCCATGACCGGTTCCGGTCCCGGGTTCGCGGACTTCAAGGCGCAGTACGACGCGGTCGACGACGCGCGCAAGGACCAGCTGGCCTTCCTGGACCTGGGCATCAATCCGAACATCGTGCTGCCGGCGGACAACGCCGTCGGCACCTGGGTCCCGGCGGGCACGATCACGCTGGGCACGGGCAACAACATGTGGGCAGGCGGCGACAACGCGGTGGCTTACAGCCTCGTTCTCCACCTGCCCGGCAGCACGGTCACCCTGGACGGCAAGCCCGTCATCGAAGGCGGCTCGCTGAAGCTTTGA
- a CDS encoding magnesium transporter CorA family protein, giving the protein MTPHTDIGNVSGGNGAHGQAEDARSYAVLFDADGRDEQVPLRGLDLGELGERQLVWVDLESSGNGDAAGRLRTLGLEEAARILCEHERESRPRLQNFGDWFLVQVVAVSHSGELRFDSQQLTVVIGQNFVVTIHPEPLPFLTQLHERERGDTQLGVLSAESFTVSLLDWQLTTYFDAVADLEGAVDQLEVQMLTRRLRGEQHLPQLAQLRRGASRLRRMLAPHRAVFGAMARPDFRPDPKGANDKQFRGLNDRFERSLDAVENARELVIGTFELFATRTAQRTNETMRVLTFVTVLLGTLSVMAGVLGMNFQVPMFESGQQGFFAAIAGMLLLVVVAVGVARWRHWL; this is encoded by the coding sequence ATGACCCCGCACACCGACATCGGAAACGTGTCCGGAGGCAACGGCGCTCATGGACAAGCCGAGGACGCCCGCTCGTACGCGGTGCTGTTCGACGCCGACGGCCGCGACGAGCAGGTGCCGCTGCGCGGCCTGGACCTGGGGGAATTGGGGGAGCGCCAGCTGGTCTGGGTCGACCTGGAGAGCAGTGGCAACGGCGACGCCGCCGGGCGCCTGCGTACGCTGGGGCTGGAGGAAGCGGCGCGGATCCTGTGCGAGCACGAAAGGGAAAGCCGGCCGCGGCTGCAGAACTTCGGCGACTGGTTCCTGGTGCAGGTCGTGGCGGTTTCCCATTCCGGCGAACTTCGGTTCGACAGCCAGCAGCTGACGGTCGTGATCGGCCAGAACTTCGTCGTCACGATCCATCCCGAGCCGCTGCCCTTCCTCACCCAGTTGCACGAGCGCGAGCGGGGCGACACCCAGCTGGGCGTGCTCAGCGCCGAAAGCTTCACCGTGTCGCTGCTGGACTGGCAGTTGACGACCTACTTCGATGCCGTCGCCGACCTGGAAGGCGCGGTGGACCAGCTGGAAGTGCAGATGCTCACGCGCCGGCTGCGCGGCGAGCAGCACCTGCCCCAGCTGGCCCAGCTGCGACGTGGCGCCTCGCGGCTGCGGCGCATGCTCGCCCCTCACAGGGCGGTGTTCGGCGCGATGGCGCGGCCGGATTTCCGGCCGGATCCGAAGGGCGCCAACGACAAGCAGTTCCGTGGACTCAACGATCGCTTCGAACGCAGCCTGGACGCGGTGGAGAACGCGCGCGAACTGGTCATCGGCACCTTCGAGCTGTTCGCCACGCGCACCGCGCAGCGCACCAACGAGACCATGCGCGTGCTGACATTCGTCACCGTGCTGCTGGGCACGCTGTCGGTCATGGCCGGCGTGCTGGGCATGAACTTCCAGGTCCCGATGTTCGAATCCGGCCAGCAGGGCTTCTTCGCGGCGATCGCCGGGATGCTGTTGCTGGTCGTCGTCGCCGTGGGCGTGGCGCGCTGGCGCCACTGGCTGTGA
- a CDS encoding DNA topoisomerase IB produces the protein MPARQSPPPPTAPDATAVASAREGGLVYVSDAEPGLRRLRSGRGFRYVDARGRAVRDAAVLARIRGLAIPPAYREVWICPRANGHLQATGRDARGRKQYRYHPRWREVRDTRKFDRITAFGAALPRLRRTMRTDLAREGLGRQKVLAMVVAVMADTLVRVGNDEYARGNKSYGLTTLRNRHIAFLRGGGARLSFRGKGGVTHEAVLDDRRLAKLVRRCQQLPGQHLFQYRDDDGALQPVDSDEVNTYLREATGEDFTAKDFRTWGATLEALKLLAAQPVPVRKDSSPDEREITRVRNEVIAQVARALSNTPAVCRKAYIDPAVFDAWLADELAAATRNARGARQWEQAALRILRRARRAEKAGARNTAGKPRAG, from the coding sequence ATGCCTGCCCGCCAATCACCCCCACCGCCCACCGCACCCGACGCCACCGCCGTGGCGTCGGCGCGAGAGGGCGGCCTGGTCTACGTCAGCGACGCCGAACCCGGGCTGCGCCGGTTGCGTTCGGGCCGTGGCTTCCGCTATGTCGACGCCCGTGGCCGCGCAGTGCGCGATGCCGCGGTGCTGGCGCGCATCCGCGGCCTCGCCATTCCACCGGCCTACCGCGAGGTATGGATCTGCCCGCGCGCCAACGGCCACCTGCAGGCGACGGGTCGCGATGCGCGCGGCCGCAAGCAGTACCGCTATCACCCGCGCTGGCGCGAGGTGCGCGACACGCGCAAGTTCGACCGCATCACCGCATTCGGCGCCGCCCTGCCCCGCCTGCGCCGGACGATGCGCACCGACCTGGCGCGCGAGGGCCTGGGGCGACAGAAGGTGCTGGCGATGGTGGTGGCAGTGATGGCCGACACGCTGGTGCGCGTGGGCAACGACGAGTACGCGCGCGGCAACAAGTCCTACGGCCTGACCACGCTGCGCAACCGGCACATCGCCTTCCTGCGCGGTGGTGGCGCGCGGCTGAGTTTCCGCGGCAAGGGTGGCGTGACCCACGAAGCCGTGCTCGACGACCGTCGTCTGGCGAAGCTGGTCCGACGCTGCCAGCAGTTGCCGGGACAGCACCTGTTCCAGTACCGCGACGACGACGGCGCACTGCAACCTGTCGACTCCGACGAGGTAAACACCTACCTGCGCGAGGCGACGGGCGAGGATTTCACCGCCAAGGATTTCCGCACCTGGGGCGCCACGCTGGAGGCACTGAAACTGCTCGCGGCCCAGCCCGTGCCGGTGCGCAAGGACAGCTCCCCCGACGAACGCGAAATCACCCGCGTGCGCAACGAGGTCATCGCCCAGGTCGCGCGGGCGTTGTCGAACACGCCCGCCGTATGCCGGAAGGCGTACATCGACCCGGCGGTGTTCGACGCGTGGCTGGCCGACGAACTTGCCGCCGCCACGCGCAACGCGCGCGGTGCACGCCAATGGGAGCAGGCCGCGCTGCGCATCCTGAGGCGCGCGCGTCGCGCCGAGAAAGCCGGCGCAAGGAACACTGCCGGGAAGCCCCGCGCGGGTTGA